A stretch of Myxococcus hansupus DNA encodes these proteins:
- a CDS encoding FAD-dependent oxidoreductase — MRALTDLLSEPAPVLTLGLPGFSFEDLYRPSRLRRLAERFDAQLAEEEPDLFQAFEAYRKSGGDSAHGAAESDLLIRVARHVSRFVTRLFRVEQELGRLSGNLKGELPLFDFKREFITRRVFRKGAPDRPTLAEYPSLDARMRLLLQLGFPEAIATGDLERGLAESVLSLMDLERLFSNALPAERKAEAEALRARWSALREVLLSSPEGKDAFGSSLVTQGDDASELQAVRALLSLADRWTYARALHPETKELFHAWPTHRIPKPLVFDQLVQLQRPDNDFPEATEGLAHHLRHRDGFKLTDRRGTSRDVMNEVDYCVLCHERQKDSCTKGFPAKDPVAEGHHYKKNPLGIPLNGCPLDERISEAHLLKREGNAVAALAMVTLDNPMCPGTGHRICNDCMKACIFQKQEPVNIPLAETATLTDVLELPWGFEIYGLLTRWNPLNVRRPYALPYVGRNVLVVGLGPAGYTLSHYLLNEGFGVTGVDGLKIEPFPDELVGRNGHVLQPIRDWSALTRELDERILEGFGGVSEYGITVRWDKNFLTLIHLTLARREGFRIFGGVRFGGTLTVEDAWELGFDHIAIAAGAGRPTIIGMKNNLIRGIRKASDFLMALQLSGAFKKDSLANLQVQLPALVIGGGLTGIDTATELMAYYPVQVEKALARHEKLVAQVGEEAVLARLDAEERVTYQTFLEHGRAVREERETAKAQGRAPDFIRLVRAWGGVSLVYRRGLTESPAYRLNHEEVTKALEEGIRFIERMSPVEALPDASGAVRALRFERMVTVDGKLKGSGQFFELPARTVCVAAGTSPNVTYEKEYPGTFQLDARGEYFQSHELVETDAGFSLAPVTAKEDPAAKTGFFTSYAKEGHFISFYGDNHPTYAGNVVKAMASAKDGHPQVARLYAKEVAALDFTDEVAQAAREAKRAEHFAKLDEAFTATVVAVNRLTPTIVEVVVRAPFAASHFLPGQFYRLQNFERNAPLVDGVRLTMEGLALTGAWVDKEKGLMGTIVLEMGSSSRLCAALKPGEPVVLMGPTGAPTEIGHNETVVLVGGGLGNAVLFSIARSLKAAGCRVVYFAGYRQKTDSFKHDEIEAGTDQIVWSVDTGDTIAPRRPQDSAFRGNVVQAMLAYAEGALGPAPVISLSEVDRIIAIGSDGMMRAVAEARHGVLQPHLKPGHEAIGSINSPMQCMMKEICAQCLQRHVDPVTGKETWVFSCYNQDQRLDQVDFVNLRQRLRGNTVMEKVADVYLAQLFKQAPHLKRI, encoded by the coding sequence ATGCGCGCCTTGACCGACCTGCTCTCCGAACCCGCCCCTGTTTTGACCCTGGGCCTGCCAGGCTTCTCCTTCGAGGACCTCTACCGCCCCAGTCGTCTGCGCCGGCTGGCGGAGCGCTTCGACGCCCAGCTCGCCGAGGAGGAGCCCGATCTCTTCCAGGCCTTCGAGGCCTACCGCAAGTCAGGTGGCGACAGCGCCCACGGCGCCGCCGAGTCGGACCTGCTCATCCGCGTCGCGCGCCACGTGTCGCGCTTCGTCACGCGCCTCTTCCGCGTGGAGCAGGAGTTGGGACGGCTGTCCGGCAACCTCAAGGGCGAGCTGCCACTCTTCGACTTCAAGCGCGAGTTCATCACCCGCCGCGTCTTCAGGAAGGGCGCCCCGGACCGCCCCACGCTGGCCGAGTACCCCTCGCTGGACGCGCGCATGCGCCTGCTCCTCCAGTTGGGTTTTCCGGAAGCCATCGCCACGGGCGACCTGGAGCGGGGCCTGGCGGAGTCGGTCCTCTCGCTGATGGACCTGGAGCGCCTCTTCTCCAACGCGCTGCCCGCCGAACGGAAGGCCGAAGCGGAAGCACTGCGGGCACGCTGGAGCGCGCTGCGCGAGGTGCTGCTGTCCTCCCCCGAGGGCAAGGACGCCTTTGGCTCCAGCCTCGTCACCCAGGGTGACGACGCCTCGGAGCTCCAGGCCGTGCGCGCGCTGCTGTCGCTCGCGGACCGATGGACGTACGCGCGTGCCCTGCACCCGGAGACGAAGGAGCTGTTCCACGCCTGGCCCACGCACCGGATTCCCAAGCCCCTGGTGTTCGACCAGCTCGTCCAGCTCCAGCGCCCGGACAACGACTTCCCGGAGGCCACCGAAGGTCTGGCGCACCACCTGCGCCACCGCGATGGCTTCAAGCTCACCGACCGCCGTGGCACCTCGCGCGACGTGATGAACGAGGTGGACTACTGCGTGCTCTGCCATGAGCGGCAGAAGGACTCGTGCACCAAGGGCTTCCCCGCGAAGGACCCGGTCGCCGAGGGCCACCACTACAAGAAGAACCCGCTGGGCATCCCCCTCAACGGGTGTCCGCTGGACGAGCGCATCTCCGAGGCACACCTGCTCAAGCGCGAAGGCAACGCCGTGGCCGCGCTGGCCATGGTGACGCTGGACAACCCGATGTGCCCGGGCACCGGCCACCGCATCTGCAATGACTGCATGAAGGCCTGCATCTTCCAGAAGCAGGAGCCGGTGAACATCCCCCTGGCGGAGACGGCCACGCTCACGGACGTGCTCGAACTGCCGTGGGGCTTCGAAATCTACGGCCTGCTCACCCGCTGGAACCCGCTCAACGTCCGCCGTCCGTACGCGCTGCCCTATGTCGGCCGCAACGTGCTGGTGGTGGGCCTGGGCCCCGCAGGCTACACGCTGTCGCACTACCTGCTCAACGAAGGCTTCGGCGTCACCGGTGTGGACGGCCTCAAAATCGAGCCCTTCCCCGACGAACTCGTGGGCCGCAATGGCCACGTGCTGCAACCCATCCGCGACTGGTCCGCGCTCACGCGCGAATTGGACGAGCGCATCCTCGAGGGCTTCGGCGGCGTGTCCGAGTACGGAATCACCGTGCGCTGGGACAAGAACTTCCTCACGCTCATCCACCTCACGCTGGCGCGCCGCGAGGGCTTCCGCATCTTCGGCGGCGTCCGCTTCGGCGGCACGCTCACGGTGGAGGACGCGTGGGAGCTGGGGTTCGACCACATCGCTATCGCCGCGGGCGCGGGGCGGCCCACCATCATCGGGATGAAGAACAACCTCATCCGGGGCATCCGCAAGGCCAGTGACTTCCTGATGGCGCTCCAGCTCTCCGGCGCATTCAAGAAGGACTCGCTCGCGAACCTCCAGGTGCAGTTGCCCGCCCTCGTCATCGGCGGAGGCCTCACCGGCATCGACACCGCCACCGAGCTGATGGCGTACTACCCGGTGCAGGTGGAGAAGGCGCTCGCCCGTCACGAGAAGCTGGTGGCGCAGGTGGGCGAGGAGGCCGTGCTGGCCCGCCTCGACGCGGAGGAGCGCGTCACCTACCAGACCTTCCTGGAGCACGGCCGCGCGGTGCGCGAGGAGCGCGAGACAGCGAAGGCCCAGGGCCGCGCCCCGGACTTCATCAGGCTGGTGCGCGCGTGGGGCGGCGTCAGCCTCGTCTACCGCCGCGGCCTCACCGAGTCCCCCGCCTACCGCCTCAACCACGAAGAGGTGACGAAGGCGTTGGAGGAAGGCATCCGCTTCATCGAGCGCATGAGCCCGGTGGAGGCGCTGCCGGACGCCTCGGGCGCCGTGCGCGCGCTGCGCTTCGAGCGCATGGTGACGGTGGACGGCAAGCTCAAGGGCAGCGGCCAGTTCTTCGAGCTGCCCGCGCGCACGGTGTGCGTCGCCGCCGGCACGTCCCCCAACGTCACCTACGAGAAGGAATACCCCGGCACCTTCCAGCTCGACGCGCGGGGCGAGTACTTCCAGAGCCACGAGCTGGTGGAGACGGACGCCGGCTTCTCACTGGCCCCCGTGACGGCGAAGGAGGACCCGGCGGCCAAGACGGGCTTCTTCACGTCGTACGCGAAGGAGGGCCACTTCATCTCCTTTTACGGCGACAACCACCCCACGTACGCCGGCAACGTGGTGAAGGCCATGGCCAGCGCGAAGGATGGACATCCGCAGGTGGCCCGGCTGTACGCGAAGGAGGTCGCCGCGCTCGACTTCACCGACGAGGTGGCCCAGGCCGCTCGCGAGGCGAAGCGCGCCGAGCACTTCGCGAAGTTGGACGAGGCGTTCACCGCCACCGTGGTGGCCGTCAACCGCCTGACGCCGACCATCGTCGAGGTGGTGGTGCGCGCGCCCTTCGCCGCCAGCCACTTCTTGCCCGGCCAGTTCTACCGGCTGCAGAACTTCGAGCGGAACGCCCCGCTGGTGGACGGCGTGCGGCTCACCATGGAGGGACTGGCCCTCACCGGCGCCTGGGTGGACAAGGAGAAGGGGTTGATGGGCACCATCGTGCTGGAGATGGGCTCGTCCTCGCGCCTGTGCGCCGCGCTCAAGCCCGGCGAGCCCGTGGTGCTCATGGGCCCCACCGGCGCCCCCACGGAGATTGGCCACAACGAGACGGTGGTGCTCGTGGGCGGCGGATTGGGCAACGCGGTGCTCTTCTCCATCGCCCGCTCGCTCAAGGCCGCGGGGTGCCGCGTCGTCTACTTCGCCGGCTACCGGCAGAAGACGGACTCCTTCAAGCACGACGAAATCGAGGCGGGCACGGACCAGATTGTGTGGTCCGTGGACACCGGTGACACCATCGCCCCGCGCCGACCGCAGGACTCGGCGTTCCGGGGCAACGTGGTGCAGGCCATGCTCGCCTACGCCGAGGGCGCGCTGGGCCCCGCGCCGGTCATCTCGCTTTCGGAGGTGGACCGCATCATCGCCATCGGCTCGGACGGGATGATGCGCGCGGTGGCCGAGGCGCGGCACGGCGTGCTCCAGCCGCACCTCAAGCCCGGGCACGAAGCCATCGGCTCCATCAACTCGCCGATGCAGTGCATGATGAAGGAGATTTGCGCCCAGTGCCTCCAGCGGCACGTGGACCCGGTGACGGGCAAGGAGACGTGGGTGTTCTCCTGCTACAACCAGGACCAGCGGCTGGACCAGGTCGACTTCGTCAACCTCCGGCAGCGCCTGCGCGGCAACACCGTCATGGAGAAGGTGGCCGACGTCTACCTGGCGCAGCTCTTCAAGCAGGCCCCGCACCTCAAGCGCATCTGA
- a CDS encoding glycosyltransferase, whose protein sequence is MLAPSLSVTIPAYNEGQRLPRFVEELTRVFLERSAPPVEFVVVDDGSTAEHSELQRASVASAQARFTEANAPHQFTYVAAPRNQGKGSAIRLGWRHASAGVTWMAFLDADGAISAEEFLRLVELTTTPLAEKLDVLAGSRILMAGRRVVRNLHRHLQGRIFATLTDANFKLHFYDTQCGVKLVRADLLRPLLDVLQEQRWLLDVELLVLLKRQGARFLEVPIDWEDFGGSKVVPGLDAARMFWGLLQLRKRLERVSLPAPQGVLPSGSPHLHP, encoded by the coding sequence GTGCTCGCCCCCTCTCTGAGTGTCACCATCCCCGCCTACAACGAGGGCCAGCGGCTCCCCCGCTTCGTCGAGGAGCTCACGCGTGTGTTCCTGGAACGGAGCGCGCCCCCGGTCGAGTTCGTCGTCGTCGATGACGGCAGCACCGCCGAGCACTCCGAACTGCAGCGCGCGAGCGTGGCTTCGGCACAGGCCCGTTTCACGGAAGCCAACGCACCTCACCAGTTCACCTACGTGGCCGCGCCTCGCAATCAGGGCAAGGGGTCGGCTATCCGGCTCGGCTGGCGGCATGCCTCCGCGGGCGTCACGTGGATGGCCTTCCTGGATGCGGATGGCGCCATCAGCGCGGAGGAGTTCCTCCGGCTGGTCGAGCTGACCACCACGCCCCTGGCGGAGAAGCTGGACGTCCTCGCCGGCTCGCGCATCCTCATGGCCGGTCGCCGCGTGGTGCGCAATCTCCACCGCCACCTGCAGGGCCGCATCTTCGCCACGCTGACGGATGCGAACTTCAAACTGCACTTCTACGACACGCAGTGCGGCGTGAAGCTCGTCCGGGCCGACCTGCTGCGTCCCCTGCTGGATGTGCTTCAAGAGCAGCGTTGGCTGTTGGACGTCGAGCTCCTGGTGCTGCTCAAACGACAGGGCGCGCGCTTCCTGGAGGTCCCCATCGACTGGGAGGACTTCGGGGGCTCGAAGGTCGTCCCGGGGCTCGACGCGGCGCGCATGTTCTGGGGGCTGCTGCAACTCAGGAAGCGCCTGGAGCGAGTCTCGCTGCCCGCGCCGCAGGGTGTGCTCCCAAGCGGAAGCCCGCACCTGCATCCGTAG
- a CDS encoding glycosyltransferase family 4 protein, with product MAIHQLIPSFVPGDATGQAALHLQLLLRRMGHAGALYADEVGPGLEGLAQPAARLRPEPDDLVLYHHGIASPLSSRLMHLPCRRGIVFHNISPARFYEGLPLSDALVAGRAQLAAMAPFADVAIGVSDFNAAELRVAGYRNVHTVPLFIEPERFSRASADAKMLEQLSGPGPVLLGVSRVMPHKRFEDLLALHREVLRLRPEARLLMVGGYEPGSRYFRMLKRQAQDLRGVSFLGRLNHAQLVAAYRSASLFVSMSEHEGFGVPLIEAMAAEVPVLAYAAAAVPETLGGAGVAFDQKRFAFLAELAVDLSEDLSLREPLIAGQTRRLEHFSASTAQAAFSKALETVLPRPAPRKAQAIPKRPRVALVVQRYGEVTGGAEKLAAQMAEHLAPHWDLTVLTTCAKNHLVWDNGFPPGPDEVNGIKVLRFPSTRVRNIRGFNGLSRQVFDKSIERLREEQWVAEQGPMCPGLLNHLATERDAYDGYLFFTYLYAPTVWGLPLVADRALVVPTTHDEAPVRFGIYRDVFERPRALLCLTPEEHTLIEKYFPQHAPTRVVGVGVDRPKADSTRFREKHGIHQHYLLYIGRQEPGKGVPELLEYHRALRERYADAPDLVLAGDTNMELSGEGVRYLGRIEEQDKHDALSGALAVVVPSRYESLSLLTLEAFAQSTPVLVNGRSDVLVGQVERSGAGRAYTDLESFIQGLREVGAERGPMGKRGLAYVKKQGWPQVVAAYREEMQRILEENRQ from the coding sequence ATGGCGATCCACCAGTTGATACCGAGCTTTGTCCCCGGCGACGCCACCGGGCAGGCCGCGCTGCACCTCCAGCTCCTGCTGCGGCGGATGGGACATGCGGGCGCGCTGTACGCGGACGAAGTGGGGCCGGGGCTCGAAGGGCTGGCCCAACCCGCCGCCAGGCTGCGGCCCGAGCCCGATGACCTGGTCCTCTACCACCACGGCATCGCCTCCCCGCTCAGCAGCCGCCTGATGCACCTGCCCTGCCGGCGCGGCATCGTCTTCCACAACATCAGCCCCGCGCGCTTCTACGAAGGGCTGCCGCTGTCGGACGCGCTGGTCGCGGGCCGCGCTCAGCTCGCCGCCATGGCCCCCTTCGCGGACGTGGCCATCGGCGTGTCGGACTTCAACGCCGCCGAGCTGCGTGTCGCCGGCTACCGCAACGTCCACACGGTGCCCCTCTTCATCGAGCCGGAGCGCTTCTCCCGCGCCAGCGCGGACGCGAAGATGCTCGAGCAGCTCTCCGGCCCGGGCCCTGTGCTCCTCGGCGTGAGCCGGGTGATGCCACACAAGCGCTTCGAGGACCTGCTCGCGCTGCACCGGGAAGTGCTGCGGCTGCGGCCCGAGGCCCGCCTGCTCATGGTGGGCGGCTACGAGCCCGGCAGCCGCTACTTCCGAATGCTGAAGCGGCAGGCGCAGGACCTGCGCGGCGTGAGCTTCCTGGGACGGCTGAATCACGCCCAGCTCGTCGCCGCGTACCGCTCCGCCTCGCTCTTCGTCTCCATGAGCGAGCACGAAGGCTTCGGCGTCCCCCTCATCGAGGCCATGGCCGCCGAGGTGCCCGTGCTGGCCTACGCGGCGGCCGCGGTGCCGGAGACGCTGGGCGGCGCGGGCGTGGCCTTCGACCAGAAGCGCTTCGCGTTCCTCGCCGAGCTGGCGGTGGACCTCAGCGAGGACCTGTCGCTGCGCGAGCCCCTCATCGCCGGACAGACGCGGCGGCTGGAGCACTTCTCCGCCAGCACCGCGCAGGCCGCGTTCTCGAAGGCCCTGGAGACGGTGCTGCCGCGCCCCGCGCCTCGCAAGGCCCAGGCAATCCCCAAGCGCCCCAGGGTCGCCCTGGTGGTGCAGCGCTATGGGGAGGTGACGGGCGGCGCGGAGAAGCTCGCCGCACAGATGGCCGAGCACCTGGCCCCGCACTGGGACCTGACGGTGCTGACGACCTGCGCGAAGAACCACCTCGTCTGGGACAACGGGTTCCCTCCCGGCCCGGACGAGGTGAACGGCATCAAGGTCCTGCGCTTCCCCTCCACGCGGGTGCGCAACATCCGCGGCTTCAACGGCCTGTCGCGGCAGGTGTTCGACAAGAGCATCGAGCGACTGCGCGAGGAGCAGTGGGTGGCCGAACAAGGCCCCATGTGCCCTGGCTTGCTGAACCACCTGGCCACCGAGCGCGACGCCTACGACGGGTACCTCTTCTTCACGTACCTCTACGCGCCCACGGTGTGGGGACTGCCCCTGGTCGCGGACCGGGCCCTGGTCGTCCCCACCACGCATGACGAGGCCCCGGTGCGCTTCGGCATCTACCGGGACGTCTTCGAGCGCCCGCGCGCCCTGCTCTGCCTCACGCCGGAAGAGCACACCCTCATCGAGAAGTACTTCCCCCAGCATGCCCCCACGCGCGTGGTGGGCGTGGGCGTGGACCGCCCCAAGGCGGACAGCACGCGCTTCCGGGAGAAGCACGGCATCCACCAGCACTACCTGCTCTACATCGGTCGCCAGGAGCCGGGGAAAGGCGTGCCCGAGCTGCTCGAGTACCACCGGGCGCTCCGGGAGCGGTACGCCGACGCGCCGGACCTGGTGCTCGCGGGTGACACCAACATGGAGCTGTCCGGCGAGGGCGTGCGCTACCTGGGCCGCATCGAGGAGCAGGACAAGCACGACGCGCTGTCGGGCGCGCTCGCGGTGGTGGTGCCCTCCCGCTACGAGAGCCTGTCCCTGCTGACGCTGGAGGCCTTCGCCCAGTCGACGCCAGTGCTGGTGAACGGGCGCTCCGACGTGCTGGTGGGACAGGTGGAGCGCAGCGGCGCGGGCCGCGCGTACACGGACCTGGAGTCGTTCATCCAGGGCCTGCGCGAGGTGGGCGCGGAGCGAGGGCCCATGGGCAAGCGGGGCCTCGCCTACGTGAAGAAGCAGGGCTGGCCGCAGGTGGTGGCCGCCTACCGGGAAGAAATGCAACGCATCCTCGAGGAGAATCGCCAATGA
- a CDS encoding glycosyltransferase family 4 protein → MGPIAYDATLWDEPTTGIGLYTRCLASALESLGVRLTRVGANVSGEAPRAKAGRTAWTLARLPRVLQSTGVPLYHAHGNFNLPLIRAPGMKYVLTVHDVIPLLMPETVSTAFRWQFRLWLSRSLLVADQVVCVSERTRQDLLALHPEVEPRTVVVPNGVDHVHAPELDATSRDFLRALALPKDYVLYAGSLDVRKNVDLVLDALERLRLRGRPVSLVLAGQSWFGAGRVESRISRLRSEGYEVRSLGYQSDAVFYELMRRAAVFVFPSRYEGFGLPPLEAMRLGTPTIVSNAGSLPEVCGDAALRVRPDDANGLARALERLLHSPDERRTLAEQGKAQAAKFTWKRTAEGTLAAYEAALRR, encoded by the coding sequence ATGGGACCTATCGCCTACGACGCGACACTCTGGGACGAGCCGACCACCGGCATCGGCCTGTACACCCGTTGCCTGGCCTCCGCCTTGGAGTCCCTGGGCGTGCGCCTCACCCGCGTGGGGGCGAACGTCTCTGGTGAGGCGCCTCGTGCGAAGGCGGGTCGCACGGCCTGGACGCTCGCGAGGCTGCCTCGCGTGCTCCAGTCCACGGGCGTGCCGCTGTACCACGCGCACGGCAACTTCAACCTGCCGCTCATCCGCGCGCCCGGCATGAAGTACGTGCTGACGGTGCATGACGTCATCCCGCTGCTGATGCCGGAGACGGTGTCCACCGCGTTCCGCTGGCAGTTCCGCCTGTGGCTGTCGCGCAGCCTGTTGGTGGCGGACCAGGTGGTGTGCGTGAGCGAGCGCACCCGGCAGGACCTGCTGGCGCTCCATCCGGAGGTCGAGCCGCGCACGGTGGTGGTGCCCAATGGCGTGGACCACGTCCATGCGCCGGAGCTGGACGCCACCAGCAGGGACTTCCTGCGCGCGCTCGCGCTGCCGAAGGACTACGTGCTCTACGCCGGCTCGCTCGACGTCCGGAAGAACGTGGACCTGGTGCTGGATGCGCTGGAGCGGCTCCGGCTGCGAGGGCGTCCCGTGTCGCTTGTGCTCGCGGGGCAGAGCTGGTTCGGCGCCGGGCGCGTGGAGTCGCGCATCTCCCGGCTGCGCTCCGAAGGGTACGAGGTGCGCTCGCTCGGCTATCAGTCCGACGCCGTGTTCTACGAGCTGATGCGCCGCGCGGCGGTGTTCGTGTTTCCATCGCGCTACGAGGGCTTCGGCCTGCCACCGCTGGAGGCGATGCGGCTGGGGACGCCCACCATCGTCTCCAACGCGGGCTCGCTCCCGGAGGTCTGCGGTGATGCGGCGCTGAGGGTCCGGCCCGATGACGCGAACGGGCTCGCGCGGGCCCTGGAGCGGCTGCTGCACTCGCCGGACGAGCGGCGGACGCTGGCCGAGCAGGGCAAGGCGCAGGCCGCGAAGTTCACCTGGAAGCGAACCGCCGAGGGCACCTTGGCGGCTTACGAGGCCGCGCTGCGGCGATAA
- a CDS encoding NADAR family protein, protein MSGAHSKRFTFFWRDQSPFSQWHRSAFEVDGARYVCAEQYMMAGKARLFGDTEVLAKILASESPKTHKALGRKVRHFDAAKWEQAREQIVYEGNRAKFTQNPALLEALLATAGTELVEASPMDRIWGVGLSEEDPRIQNPATWRGLNLLGKVLTKLREDLLAERAP, encoded by the coding sequence ATGAGCGGCGCCCACTCGAAACGCTTCACCTTCTTCTGGAGGGACCAGTCTCCCTTCTCGCAGTGGCACCGCTCCGCCTTCGAGGTGGACGGCGCGCGCTACGTCTGCGCGGAGCAGTACATGATGGCGGGGAAGGCGCGCCTCTTTGGAGACACGGAGGTCCTGGCGAAAATCCTCGCCTCGGAATCTCCCAAGACGCACAAGGCGCTGGGCCGCAAGGTCCGTCACTTCGACGCAGCGAAGTGGGAACAGGCGCGCGAGCAGATCGTCTACGAAGGCAACCGCGCGAAGTTCACGCAGAACCCCGCCCTGCTGGAGGCGCTCCTGGCCACCGCTGGGACGGAGCTGGTGGAAGCCAGCCCCATGGACCGCATCTGGGGCGTGGGCCTGAGTGAAGAGGACCCACGCATCCAGAACCCCGCCACATGGCGAGGGCTCAACCTGCTGGGCAAGGTGCTCACGAAGCTGCGCGAGGACCTGCTGGCGGAACGCGCGCCTTAG
- a CDS encoding GDP-mannose 4,6-dehydratase: protein MRILVTGADGFVGRHLCALLRAAGDEVVEAHGPRGEGINSNALHFDVANEASVKAAVAETKPEGVIHLAGFSSVAKSHHNPSRVFAVNTMGVVHLLTAVRESVPKTRVVLVGSGEVYGPVPEGTRATEDTPPVPLSPYAASKSAAELAAVQFHRSYGQEVIMARPFNHLGAGQDPTFVVPSFAAQIRAIGLGTVDPVLRTGNLDAVRDFSHVRDVVEAYRLLLDKGEPGQAYNIASGEGRTIRSLLEEMLSLAGVNARIELDPARLRPSDIPSLVGAPDKLKALGWAPKLTVTDALRDVLGPRVPGAA from the coding sequence ATGCGCATTCTCGTCACGGGAGCGGATGGCTTCGTCGGCCGGCATCTGTGCGCGCTGCTGCGCGCGGCGGGCGACGAAGTGGTGGAGGCCCACGGGCCGCGCGGGGAAGGTATCAACAGCAACGCCCTGCACTTCGACGTGGCCAACGAGGCCTCGGTGAAGGCGGCGGTGGCCGAGACGAAGCCCGAGGGCGTCATCCACCTCGCGGGCTTCAGCTCGGTCGCGAAGAGCCACCACAACCCCTCGCGGGTGTTCGCGGTGAACACCATGGGTGTGGTGCACCTGCTCACCGCCGTGCGCGAGAGCGTCCCCAAGACGCGCGTCGTGCTGGTGGGCTCGGGTGAGGTGTACGGCCCGGTGCCCGAGGGCACGCGCGCCACCGAGGACACCCCGCCGGTGCCGCTGAGCCCCTACGCGGCCTCCAAGTCCGCGGCGGAGCTGGCCGCGGTGCAGTTCCACCGCAGCTACGGGCAGGAAGTCATCATGGCCCGGCCCTTCAACCACCTGGGCGCCGGACAGGACCCCACCTTCGTGGTGCCTTCGTTCGCCGCGCAGATTCGCGCCATCGGACTGGGCACGGTGGATCCGGTGCTGCGCACCGGCAACCTGGACGCGGTGCGCGACTTCTCCCACGTCCGCGACGTGGTGGAGGCGTACCGGCTGCTGCTCGACAAGGGTGAGCCGGGGCAGGCGTACAACATCGCCAGCGGCGAGGGACGCACCATCCGGAGCCTGCTGGAGGAGATGCTGTCCCTGGCGGGCGTCAACGCGCGCATCGAGCTGGACCCGGCGCGCCTGCGGCCCTCCGACATCCCCAGCCTCGTCGGCGCGCCCGACAAGCTGAAGGCGCTGGGCTGGGCACCGAAGCTGACCGTCACGGACGCGCTGCGTGACGTGCTCGGCCCTCGCGTGCCTGGCGCGGCCTGA
- the gmd gene encoding GDP-mannose 4,6-dehydratase, producing MATKRALITGITGQDGSYLAELLLSKGYEVHGMVRRSSEEKFERIQHLHGKIQLHQGDLLDQFSLAALLNLTKPDEVYNLAAQSFVPTSWNQPVLTGEFTALGVTKMLEAVRHTRPEARFYQASSSEMFGKVLEVPQTEDTPFYPRSPYGVAKAYGHHITVNYRESFNLYAVSGILFNHESPRRGLEFVTRKVTYNVARIKMGLQEKLPMGNLDAKRDWGFAGDYVDAMWRMLQQQKAEDYVVATNETHTVRELVEIAFARVGLDYEKHVFIDPAFVRPAEVDLLIGDPAKAKAQLGWEPKVRFKELVEMMVDADLERVKAGQR from the coding sequence ATGGCGACCAAGCGCGCACTCATCACCGGCATCACGGGACAGGACGGCAGCTACCTCGCGGAGCTGCTCCTTTCGAAGGGCTACGAGGTGCACGGAATGGTGCGCCGCTCGTCGGAGGAGAAGTTCGAACGCATCCAGCACCTGCACGGGAAGATTCAGCTCCACCAGGGCGACCTGCTGGACCAGTTCTCGCTCGCGGCGCTGTTGAACCTGACGAAGCCGGACGAGGTCTACAACCTCGCGGCGCAGTCCTTCGTCCCCACGAGCTGGAATCAGCCGGTGCTCACCGGCGAGTTCACCGCGCTGGGCGTGACGAAGATGCTGGAAGCCGTCCGCCACACCCGCCCGGAGGCGCGCTTCTACCAGGCGTCGTCCAGCGAGATGTTCGGCAAGGTGCTGGAAGTCCCCCAGACGGAGGACACGCCCTTCTACCCGCGCAGCCCGTACGGCGTGGCCAAGGCGTACGGCCACCACATCACGGTGAACTACCGCGAGTCCTTCAACCTCTACGCGGTGAGCGGCATCCTCTTCAACCACGAGTCGCCGCGCCGGGGCCTGGAGTTCGTCACGCGCAAGGTCACGTACAACGTGGCGCGCATCAAGATGGGCCTCCAGGAGAAGCTGCCCATGGGCAACCTGGACGCCAAGCGCGACTGGGGCTTCGCGGGCGACTACGTGGACGCCATGTGGCGGATGCTCCAGCAGCAGAAGGCCGAGGACTACGTGGTGGCCACCAACGAGACGCACACGGTGCGGGAGCTGGTGGAGATTGCCTTCGCGCGCGTGGGGCTGGACTACGAGAAGCACGTCTTCATCGACCCGGCCTTCGTGCGGCCCGCCGAGGTGGACCTGCTTATCGGCGACCCGGCCAAGGCCAAGGCGCAGCTCGGCTGGGAGCCCAAGGTCCGCTTCAAGGAGCTGGTGGAGATGATGGTGGACGCGGACCTGGAGCGCGTGAAGGCGGGGCAGCGGTAG